A single genomic interval of Granulicella tundricola MP5ACTX9 harbors:
- a CDS encoding dipeptidase codes for MAGLTAAVAFAKDNGDRFVEELKELIRIPSVSTDPERVGDTRRAAQFVADELARIGMENVRLIETSTEPSATGPGRQGHPLVYADWLKLPGKPTVLCYGHYDVQPAEPLEEWLSPPFEPTVRDGNLYARGAVDDKGQMWMHVKALEAMMVAGGGTLPVNVRVIVEGEEEVGGEGIAAFVREHGDQLKADVALVSDTEMFAPELPTLCVGLRGMIYTEIEVKGSRTDLHSGMYGGAAPNAFVGLAQLIAKLKDEDGRILIPGIYDKVQRPTDAELKAWKALPFDEEEYREAEVGSVALTGEAGFSVLERTWARPTLDVHGMPGGFIGAGAKTVIPAKATAKVSLRLVPDMTPAETFGLLRDYVATIVPKGCTAEVRMIHSGDPIVVSTDNRFVAAATEAMQTVFRKDTVFVRGGGSIPIVGDFVRELGIPTVMMGFGLPDDNLHAPNEKFNLSNFHRGIESIVRWMGLVGA; via the coding sequence ATGGCGGGATTGACGGCGGCGGTTGCGTTTGCGAAGGACAATGGGGATCGGTTTGTGGAGGAGTTGAAGGAGTTGATTCGGATTCCTTCGGTTTCGACTGATCCGGAGCGGGTGGGGGATACTCGGCGGGCGGCTCAGTTTGTGGCGGATGAGTTGGCGCGGATTGGGATGGAGAATGTGAGGTTGATTGAGACTTCGACGGAGCCCTCAGCGACGGGACCGGGACGGCAGGGGCATCCCCTGGTTTATGCGGATTGGTTGAAGTTGCCCGGGAAACCTACGGTACTTTGCTATGGGCACTATGATGTGCAGCCTGCGGAGCCGCTGGAGGAGTGGCTTTCGCCTCCGTTTGAGCCTACGGTGCGGGATGGGAATTTATATGCTCGGGGGGCTGTCGACGATAAGGGCCAGATGTGGATGCATGTGAAGGCGCTGGAGGCGATGATGGTGGCGGGTGGGGGGACGCTGCCGGTGAATGTACGGGTAATCGTAGAGGGGGAGGAAGAGGTCGGGGGTGAGGGGATTGCGGCGTTTGTGCGGGAGCATGGGGATCAGTTGAAGGCGGATGTGGCGCTGGTTTCAGATACGGAGATGTTTGCGCCGGAGCTGCCTACGTTGTGCGTTGGGTTGCGCGGGATGATCTATACGGAGATCGAGGTGAAGGGGTCTCGGACGGACCTGCATTCCGGGATGTATGGTGGGGCGGCTCCGAATGCGTTTGTGGGGCTGGCGCAGTTGATTGCGAAGCTGAAGGATGAGGATGGACGGATTCTGATTCCGGGGATCTATGACAAGGTGCAAAGGCCGACGGATGCTGAGTTGAAGGCCTGGAAGGCGCTGCCGTTCGATGAGGAAGAGTATCGGGAGGCGGAGGTTGGATCGGTTGCGCTGACTGGAGAGGCTGGTTTCTCGGTGCTGGAACGGACTTGGGCGAGGCCTACGCTGGATGTGCATGGGATGCCTGGTGGTTTTATTGGCGCGGGAGCGAAGACGGTGATTCCGGCTAAGGCTACGGCTAAGGTGAGTCTGAGGCTGGTGCCGGATATGACTCCTGCGGAGACGTTTGGACTGCTGCGGGATTATGTGGCTACGATTGTTCCCAAGGGCTGCACGGCTGAGGTGCGGATGATCCATTCCGGCGATCCGATTGTGGTGAGTACGGATAATCGGTTTGTGGCGGCGGCAACTGAGGCGATGCAGACGGTATTTCGGAAAGATACGGTGTTTGTAAGGGGGGGTGGGTCGATTCCGATTGTGGGGGATTTTGTGCGGGAGCTGGGGATTCCTACCGTGATGATGGGGTTTGGGCTGCCGGATGATAACTTGCATGCTCCGAATGAGAAGTTCAATTTGAGTAACTTTCATCGGGGGATTGAGTCGATTGTGCGATGGATGGGGTTGGTTGGGGCTTGA